In Cyclopterus lumpus isolate fCycLum1 chromosome 17, fCycLum1.pri, whole genome shotgun sequence, a genomic segment contains:
- the LOC117746344 gene encoding uncharacterized protein LOC117746344: protein MTGVAKGKEAKALCFSPPLTSSFGLRLRNPRQRLIAECKGFSWANELSTGASQGGWILGGGEKKEFINSEGSQTTGHHRFLQHINTTAPCSCQHCVHYEQPAYGHHAGLGYQPASARQTDHTSLDCRRDTQAPRLKDGGGRAFVVDRAERSGHRSPQRRPVFAGPGPYSQSDDLSQVCPWELNPAQWSYPPEPGVRHYPSVREQCGCVVHSDIRAHPFNAGVPHPLPHLQVKGQGYRHRRKVRYVSVEEEEEQFGCNSESYNSEPHNPHLGYLHMPNGHCGPRPAFFEGGEERDSHQDRGRLKGGSEEDCNGGDGCHKGFFPTEVPQKHLNQRRQKEPCVPPSGNSSPEPSKSTTIGDHQCHGSAVAKQKRRQDSVRDKIKQVVTDLEDVLGGLKQVHMEMKEVVQQIDRLTARIDLSEEKPCITQGASNNVHSSTHPGDLRVAQLHDHDPAPVQAMQHIDEDRIILRTNSPSPVHMASVVKTSRFTPPSITKDINHERTGVNGHPPHLYPRRDSNHVGQTHPEPHPQSLDPTVIIGNSTSSSRTQKPPLYPQNGRCGKGPYPPPKPVRTPAYPARGCQSTSMV, encoded by the exons ATGACAGGAGTGGCAAAGGGCAAAGAGGCGAAGGCATTG tgcttctctcctcccctcacctcctccttcggTCTCCGGCTGAGGAATCCCAGGCAGCGTTTAATTGCAGAGTGCAAAGGCTTTAGTTGGGCTAATGAGCTCAGCACCGGAGCCTCGCAGGGCGGCTGGATTTTAGGTGGAGGGGAAAAGAAGGAATTCATAAATTCAG AAGGCTCACAAACAACGGGACACCACCGATTTCTTCAGCACATCAACACCACCGCCCCCTGCTCCTGTCAGCACTGCGTCCACTATGAGCAGCCAGCGTACGGCCATCACGCTGGGCTGGGATACCAACCAGCAtcagccagacagacagaccacaCATCTCTGGACTGCAGGAGAGACACCCAGGCTCCTCGACTTAAAgacggaggagggagagctTTCGTAGTGGACAGAGCTGAGAGAAGTGGCCATCGCAGCCCACAGAGGAGGCCTGTGTTTGCAGGGCCGGGCCCTTACAGCCAGTCAGACGACTTGAGCCAAGTTTGCCCCTGGGAGTTGAACCCTGCCCAGTGGAGCTACCCGCCGGAGCCAGGGGTGAGACACTACCCGTCTGTCAGAGAACAGTGTGGCTGTGTGGTGCACAGCGACATCAGGGCACACCCCTTTAACGCTGGGGTACCTCATCCTCTCCCCCATcttcaggtcaaaggtcaggggtaCAGGCACCGGAGGAAAGTCAGGTATGTgtcagtggaagaggaggaagaacagtTTGGATGCAACTCTGAGAGCTATAATTCAGAGCCACACAATCCCCATCTGGGTTATTTACACATGCCAAATGGCCACTGTGGACCAAGGCCTGCGTTCtttgagggaggggaggaaagagataGCCATCAGGACCGGGGCAGACTGAAGGGTGGATCAGAGGAGGACTGTAATGGAGGCGATGGTTGTCACAAAGGTTTCTTCCCCACTGAAGTCCCACAAAAACACTTGAACCAAAGAAGACAGAAGGAGCCCTGCGTCCCACCCTCTGGCAACAGCAGCCCAGAGCCCTCAAAATCGACAACCATCGGGGACCATCAGTGCCACGGTTCGGCTGTGGCGAAGCAGAAGAGGAGGCAGGATTCGGTGAGGGATAAAATCAAACAAGTGGTGACAGATCTGGAGGATGTGTTGGGGGGTTTGAAGCAAGTTCACATGGAGATGAAAGAG GTGGTCCAGCAGATTGATCGTCTCACAGCCCGAATTGACCTCAGCGAGGAGAAGCCCTGCATCACTCAGGGGGCGTCCAATAATGTTCACAGCTCAACTCATCCAGGTGACCTGAGGGTGGCCCAACTGCATGATCACGATCCTGCTCCAGTCCAGGCGATGCAACACATTGACGAAGACCGCATCATTTTAAGAACTAACTCTCCCTCCCCTGTTCACATGGCCTCAGTCGTCAAAACCAGCCGCTTCACCCCACCCAGCATCACTAAGGACATCAACCACGAAAGGACAGGTGTAAACGGCCACCCGCCTCACCTCTATCCCCGCCGAGACTCCAACCACGTTGGCCAAACTCATCCAGAGCCCCACCCCCAGAGCCTTGACCCTACGGTAATTATTGGCAACAGCACCTCCAGTTCAAGAACTCAGAAGCCTCCTCTTTACCCTCAAAACGGGCGTTGTGGGAAGGGCCCGTACCCACCTCCCAAGCCTGTGAGGACCCCTGCCTACCCAGCGAGAGGCTGCCAGAGCACCAGCATGGtttga